A region of Pyxidicoccus parkwaysis DNA encodes the following proteins:
- a CDS encoding GldG family protein, with product MKASNLGKVLGAFGLLLLLSSPITLFITSGSLVASGVKAGLGLVLLGVYFATHFKQFGQFASRRSSFFFATTVLTALVALGGLVAVNYIAHKKNQRWDLTKEKLYTLAPQTTSTLAALPDKVRAIGFVPPTHPNYGRLDDLFQRYHAAAPEKFEYTFKDPRRSPDLAAKYQLKEGQATVVLVRGEGANESHTTLNTPTEQELTNALVKLAAVGTQKVYFVTGHGEWPLEKEQAPPTDPGASLSELVRQLRQEGYTPEALNLAGKTEVPKDASVLVIAGARTPYAKPEMEVLQKYLVTGGRMLYFADAGLEDGLDSLLAEYGVQVDDGIAADAQFNSGNPYVILSLFYGEHDIVKPLKARGLNIEFPTARSLTTLRFGLVPGVKVDPVVLTSQYGWVETKPDENAVPSDGEKTGQLTLVAAATRDTKEAQDKRFDEARLVVMGDSEILLDPNWGHEPNRNLVMNSLGWASNQVQRITLRPPDRAVSTLELDEASMDGIRFVSTDLLPLTLMGMGLAIWLSRRNK from the coding sequence ATGAAAGCGTCCAACCTCGGAAAGGTGCTGGGAGCCTTCGGACTCCTGCTGCTCTTGTCGAGCCCCATCACGCTGTTCATCACCTCGGGCAGCCTCGTGGCCAGCGGGGTGAAGGCGGGTCTCGGACTGGTGCTGCTCGGCGTCTACTTCGCCACCCACTTCAAGCAGTTCGGCCAGTTCGCCTCGCGCCGCTCCAGCTTCTTCTTCGCCACCACGGTGCTCACCGCGCTGGTGGCGCTGGGTGGACTGGTGGCGGTGAACTACATCGCCCACAAGAAGAACCAGCGCTGGGATTTGACGAAGGAGAAGCTCTACACGCTGGCTCCGCAGACGACGTCCACCCTGGCCGCGCTGCCGGACAAGGTGCGCGCCATCGGCTTCGTCCCGCCCACGCACCCGAACTACGGCCGGCTGGATGACCTGTTCCAGCGCTACCACGCGGCGGCGCCGGAGAAATTCGAATACACCTTCAAGGACCCGCGCCGCAGCCCGGACCTGGCCGCGAAGTACCAGCTCAAGGAGGGCCAGGCGACGGTGGTGCTGGTGCGCGGCGAGGGCGCCAATGAGTCGCACACCACGCTCAACACCCCGACCGAGCAGGAGCTGACCAACGCCCTCGTCAAGCTGGCCGCAGTGGGGACGCAGAAGGTCTACTTCGTCACCGGCCACGGCGAGTGGCCGCTGGAGAAGGAGCAGGCGCCACCGACGGACCCGGGCGCGAGCCTCTCCGAGCTGGTGCGGCAGCTCCGGCAGGAGGGCTACACGCCCGAGGCGCTGAATCTCGCGGGGAAGACGGAGGTGCCGAAGGACGCCTCGGTGCTCGTCATCGCGGGGGCTCGCACGCCGTATGCGAAGCCGGAGATGGAGGTGCTCCAGAAGTACCTCGTGACCGGCGGGCGGATGCTCTACTTCGCGGACGCGGGGCTGGAGGATGGCCTGGACTCGCTGCTCGCGGAGTACGGCGTGCAGGTGGATGACGGCATCGCCGCGGACGCGCAGTTCAACAGCGGCAACCCGTACGTGATTCTGTCGCTGTTCTACGGCGAGCACGACATCGTCAAGCCGCTGAAGGCGCGCGGGCTGAACATCGAGTTCCCCACCGCGCGCAGCCTGACCACCCTGCGCTTCGGACTTGTCCCCGGCGTGAAGGTGGACCCGGTGGTGCTCACCTCGCAGTACGGCTGGGTGGAGACGAAGCCGGACGAGAACGCCGTGCCGTCCGACGGCGAGAAGACGGGCCAGCTCACGCTGGTGGCGGCCGCCACGCGCGACACGAAGGAGGCGCAGGACAAGCGCTTCGACGAGGCGCGGCTGGTGGTGATGGGTGACTCGGAAATCCTCCTGGACCCGAACTGGGGCCACGAGCCCAACCGCAACCTGGTGATGAACTCGCTGGGCTGGGCGTCCAACCAGGTGCAGCGCATCACCCTGCGCCCGCCGGACCGCGCGGTGTCCACGCTGGAGCTGGACGAGGCCTCGATGGATGGCATCCGTTTCGTCTCCACGGACCTGCTGCCCCTGACACTCATGGGCATGGGGCTGGCCATCTGGCTCTCGAGGCGCAACAAGTGA
- a CDS encoding N,N-dimethylformamidase beta subunit family domain-containing protein has translation MARGARWWMVACGLALLFAWGGCHEQPAPERPDRGDRHDEPPLEDGHDGGDGGFHPGILDAGTDAGDEVDPDGGTEEPDAGLPPEPPPPRDADAVRKENQRPGTTAWRINRDVGDRVANSNEIEGYALEATVKQGDTLRVAVSLSAAKTYRWSVYRLGHYGGAGGREMARGGPLKGVKQAECPTDPDTGVIACTWAPSLEIPIGADWVRGVYVVKLVREDRYQRYVPFFVRDANPRSEVAVLVPTATWAAYNTWGGTSLYDDKFQVMKPHGVGRAFRSSYDRPFYRGQGTGHLLTDDISLVQWLEAQGLDVGYFTDEDLDSSYDFLAGAKAFIISGHDEYWSAKDRDHADRALAEGRSVLNLGANNAYWQVRLEPAADGRPRRVVTCYKGHEDDPFKDSRRTVKFRDGPVGRPENALLGVQFSSRWHQFGFPTVITAPNHWALEGTGLKAGDTLWMANGYELDQLVNNGATPQGVDVLAESPALSLQMAFGFGHMVVRKHGPAYVFSAGGIDFVRTLASEDMADPRAARIVANVLYKALGRPVPEGLVEFQRKNVTPPQGPFTPDVETVAGQPGKRPRPGTSVASDALGAPVAVTVLPDGGWAVADALANAVKRVSPDGTVRTVLTGLSGPMGIAADAEGNIFVADTDAHVIRRIPADGGRAEVFAGTTPGMQDGPARGAAFNQPAGLALTPDGTGLLVADLNNGVIRRIDLVSLGNPVTTLQGDWMYRPSAVAVSADGDTLYVVETGMARVVRIRNGVTSVVAGTTPGYRDGKPETAQFLPYLGIAVMQDGSVAVSDPGNYRVRRILFDTDGSPKQVTTMAGSGHYGNADGPGDHASFVLPAGLAVGPDGRLYVADSGNGLLRAVMPCERH, from the coding sequence ATGGCACGGGGAGCCCGGTGGTGGATGGTGGCGTGTGGCCTGGCCCTGCTGTTCGCCTGGGGCGGCTGCCATGAGCAGCCCGCGCCGGAGCGGCCGGACCGGGGCGACCGCCACGACGAGCCGCCCCTGGAGGACGGCCACGACGGAGGCGATGGCGGCTTCCACCCCGGCATCCTCGACGCGGGCACGGATGCAGGGGACGAGGTCGACCCCGACGGCGGAACCGAGGAGCCGGACGCCGGACTGCCGCCGGAGCCGCCGCCGCCGCGAGACGCGGATGCGGTGCGCAAGGAGAACCAGCGCCCCGGCACGACGGCGTGGCGCATCAACCGCGACGTGGGCGACAGGGTCGCCAACTCGAATGAAATCGAGGGCTACGCGCTCGAAGCGACGGTGAAGCAGGGCGACACGCTGCGCGTCGCGGTGTCCCTGTCCGCGGCGAAGACCTACCGCTGGTCCGTGTATCGGCTGGGCCACTACGGCGGCGCGGGAGGCCGCGAGATGGCGCGCGGCGGCCCGCTGAAGGGCGTGAAGCAGGCGGAGTGCCCCACGGACCCGGACACGGGAGTGATTGCGTGCACGTGGGCGCCGTCGCTGGAGATTCCCATTGGCGCGGACTGGGTGCGCGGCGTCTACGTGGTGAAGCTGGTGCGCGAGGACCGCTACCAGCGCTACGTGCCCTTCTTCGTGCGTGACGCCAATCCGCGCTCGGAGGTGGCGGTGCTGGTGCCCACCGCGACGTGGGCTGCGTACAACACGTGGGGCGGCACCAGCCTCTACGACGACAAGTTCCAGGTGATGAAGCCGCACGGCGTCGGGCGCGCGTTCCGCTCGTCCTACGACAGGCCCTTCTACCGGGGGCAGGGCACCGGGCATCTGCTGACGGATGACATCAGCCTCGTGCAGTGGCTGGAGGCGCAGGGCCTGGACGTGGGCTACTTCACCGACGAGGACCTGGACTCCAGCTACGACTTCCTGGCCGGAGCGAAGGCCTTCATCATCTCCGGGCACGACGAGTACTGGTCCGCGAAGGACAGAGACCATGCGGACCGCGCGCTGGCGGAAGGGCGCTCGGTGCTCAACCTGGGCGCGAACAACGCGTACTGGCAGGTGCGCCTGGAGCCGGCGGCGGACGGGCGGCCTCGCCGCGTCGTCACCTGCTACAAGGGCCACGAGGATGACCCTTTCAAGGACTCGCGGCGCACGGTGAAGTTCCGCGACGGGCCGGTGGGCCGTCCGGAGAACGCGCTGCTGGGCGTGCAGTTCTCCAGCCGCTGGCACCAGTTCGGCTTCCCCACCGTCATCACCGCGCCCAACCACTGGGCGCTGGAGGGCACGGGGCTGAAGGCCGGTGACACGCTGTGGATGGCCAACGGCTATGAGCTGGACCAGCTCGTCAACAATGGCGCCACGCCGCAGGGCGTGGACGTGCTGGCGGAGTCCCCGGCGCTGTCGCTCCAGATGGCCTTCGGGTTCGGCCACATGGTGGTGCGCAAGCACGGGCCCGCGTACGTGTTCTCCGCGGGCGGCATCGACTTCGTGCGCACGCTGGCCTCCGAGGACATGGCGGACCCGCGCGCCGCGCGCATCGTCGCCAACGTGCTCTACAAGGCGCTGGGCCGGCCGGTGCCGGAGGGGCTGGTGGAGTTCCAGCGAAAGAACGTCACCCCGCCGCAGGGGCCCTTCACTCCCGACGTCGAGACGGTGGCGGGCCAGCCCGGCAAGCGGCCCCGCCCGGGGACGTCGGTGGCGTCGGACGCGCTCGGTGCGCCGGTGGCGGTGACGGTGCTGCCGGACGGTGGGTGGGCGGTGGCCGACGCGCTGGCCAACGCGGTGAAGCGCGTGTCGCCGGACGGCACGGTGCGCACGGTGCTCACGGGGCTGAGCGGGCCCATGGGCATCGCGGCGGACGCCGAGGGCAACATCTTCGTCGCGGACACGGACGCGCATGTCATCCGCCGCATTCCGGCGGACGGAGGCCGGGCCGAGGTGTTCGCCGGCACGACGCCGGGCATGCAGGACGGGCCCGCCAGGGGCGCGGCCTTCAACCAGCCCGCGGGGCTGGCGCTCACTCCGGACGGCACCGGGCTGCTGGTGGCGGACCTGAACAACGGCGTGATTCGCCGTATCGATTTGGTGTCACTGGGCAACCCGGTGACGACGCTGCAGGGTGACTGGATGTACCGGCCGTCCGCGGTGGCGGTGTCGGCGGATGGCGACACGCTGTACGTGGTGGAGACGGGCATGGCGCGCGTGGTGCGCATCCGCAACGGAGTGACGTCCGTGGTGGCGGGCACCACGCCGGGCTACCGCGATGGGAAGCCGGAGACGGCGCAGTTCCTCCCGTACCTGGGCATCGCGGTGATGCAGGATGGCTCCGTCGCGGTGTCGGACCCGGGCAACTACCGCGTGCGGCGCATCCTCTTCGACACTGACGGCTCGCCGAAGCAGGTGACGACGATGGCGGGCAGCGGGCACTACGGCAATGCCGACGGGCCGGGCGACCACGCGAGCTTCGTGCTCCCGGCCGGTCTCGCCGTGGGGCCGGACGGCCGGCTCTACGTGGCGGACTCCGGCAACGGCCTGCTGCGCGCGGTGATGCCGTGTGAGCGGCACTGA
- a CDS encoding ABC transporter permease — MRTALAIARKELSIYFTTPWAYVVFTAMVALSSFFFVNLLQTFKQAQDMARLMGWEAMGPDAAVYRNLTDGVVVQLWGTILIITLFVAPFLSMRLFAEEKRNKTFELLMTAPVRPIEIVVGKYLGGLGVISATLGLTIVFPLLLSAFGKAESGTALEWSTVLLGYGGLLLWGATCMAVGLFISALTESQMLAALLTFVVLLPWMLLSGVAQATEEPLRSVLSYLSFDTQLQNMLKGVMDVQSLVFFASVIVFSLLLTHRTVEAQRWA, encoded by the coding sequence ATGCGAACCGCCCTGGCGATTGCCCGCAAGGAGCTGTCCATCTACTTCACCACCCCGTGGGCCTACGTGGTCTTCACGGCGATGGTGGCGCTGTCGTCGTTCTTCTTCGTCAACCTGCTGCAGACCTTCAAGCAGGCGCAGGACATGGCGCGGCTGATGGGCTGGGAGGCGATGGGCCCGGACGCCGCCGTGTACCGCAACCTCACCGACGGCGTGGTGGTGCAGCTGTGGGGCACCATCCTCATCATCACCCTCTTCGTGGCGCCCTTCCTCTCCATGCGGTTGTTCGCGGAGGAGAAGCGCAACAAGACCTTCGAGCTGCTGATGACGGCGCCGGTGCGGCCCATCGAAATCGTGGTGGGCAAGTACCTCGGTGGGCTGGGCGTCATCTCCGCCACGCTGGGGCTCACCATCGTCTTCCCGCTGCTGTTGTCCGCCTTCGGCAAGGCGGAGTCCGGCACCGCGCTGGAGTGGTCCACGGTGCTGCTGGGCTACGGCGGGCTGCTGCTATGGGGCGCCACGTGCATGGCGGTGGGCCTCTTCATCTCCGCGCTGACGGAGAGCCAGATGCTGGCGGCGCTCCTCACCTTCGTGGTGCTGCTGCCGTGGATGCTCCTGTCCGGCGTGGCGCAGGCGACGGAGGAGCCGCTGCGCTCGGTGCTCAGCTACCTGTCCTTCGACACGCAGCTCCAGAACATGCTCAAGGGGGTGATGGACGTGCAATCACTGGTGTTCTTCGCCTCGGTCATCGTCTTCTCTCTGCTGCTGACCCACCGCACGGTGGAAGCACAGCGCTGGGCCTAA
- a CDS encoding ABC transporter ATP-binding protein, whose protein sequence is MIEVQHLTKRYRDRVAVEDLTFSVEEGEILGFLGPNGAGKSTTMKILTGFLPPSEGTARVGGFDVFEQPLEVKRRIGYLPETPPLYPEMTVRGYLKFVASLKGLPGRGLKAEVERVASLTGVTHVLDRVIQNLSKGYKQRVGIAQALLGSPPVLILDEPTEGLDPAQRAEVRALIKGLAGKHTVILSTHILPEVTMTCEKVLIINQGKIVAYDEIRKLASLHGPADSSSLEEVFIKLTAA, encoded by the coding sequence ATGATCGAGGTGCAGCACCTCACGAAGCGCTACCGCGACAGGGTGGCCGTGGAGGACCTCACCTTCAGTGTCGAAGAGGGTGAGATTCTCGGCTTCCTCGGGCCGAACGGCGCGGGCAAGTCCACCACCATGAAGATTCTCACCGGCTTCCTGCCGCCCTCGGAGGGCACGGCGCGGGTGGGAGGCTTCGACGTCTTCGAGCAGCCGCTGGAGGTGAAGCGGCGCATCGGCTACCTGCCGGAGACGCCGCCTCTCTACCCGGAGATGACGGTGCGCGGGTACCTCAAGTTCGTGGCGTCCCTGAAGGGGCTGCCCGGGCGCGGCCTCAAGGCGGAGGTGGAGCGGGTGGCCAGCCTCACCGGTGTGACGCACGTCCTGGACCGCGTCATCCAGAACCTCTCCAAGGGCTACAAGCAGCGCGTCGGCATCGCCCAGGCGCTGCTCGGCTCGCCGCCGGTGCTCATCCTCGACGAGCCCACCGAGGGCCTGGACCCCGCGCAGCGCGCCGAGGTCCGCGCCCTCATCAAGGGGCTGGCCGGCAAGCACACCGTCATCCTCTCCACGCACATCCTCCCGGAGGTGACGATGACCTGCGAGAAGGTCCTCATCATCAACCAGGGGAAGATTGTCGCCTACGACGAGATTCGCAAGCTGGCCAGCCTCCACGGGCCGGCGGACAGCTCGTCGCTGGAAGAGGTCTTCATCAAGCTGACGGCCGCCTGA
- a CDS encoding SET domain-containing protein: MLRVKTYIAQSGIHGTGLFAGAPIAKGAVIWGFDPPLDQRFTPDDVKQMSPPMKAFLSRYAYSDRGTLVLCGDHARFMNHSPQPNCGNDPTRQFTLALRDIAEGEELTDNYATMEDSWEPFAGIIEPERM; this comes from the coding sequence ATGCTGCGTGTGAAGACGTACATTGCTCAGTCAGGCATTCACGGCACCGGTCTGTTCGCGGGCGCTCCCATCGCGAAGGGAGCTGTCATCTGGGGCTTCGACCCGCCGCTGGACCAGCGCTTCACGCCCGACGACGTGAAGCAGATGTCCCCGCCGATGAAGGCCTTCCTGTCCCGCTACGCGTACAGCGACCGGGGCACGCTGGTGTTGTGCGGTGACCACGCGCGGTTCATGAACCACTCGCCCCAGCCGAACTGCGGCAATGACCCCACGCGCCAGTTCACCCTGGCCCTGCGGGACATCGCCGAGGGCGAGGAACTGACCGACAACTACGCCACCATGGAAGACAGCTGGGAACCCTTCGCCGGCATCATCGAGCCCGAGCGGATGTGA
- a CDS encoding sensor histidine kinase → MMMRAKFLLFAAVAVGLVVLMGGALVRSSFMGRQAQERALSADAQVMILGELRLDAAIYVQSLLDAIETRRSPSGDRDSALRRVDEAFRRMRELAEQEKEAGGASSERESAQLEEVRRAQSGWVVALAELARETTPEESMRFLDNARRTFAHDVEPLLLRALERESTEKADILQETGQAFRAGELVGVVVPLGSMLFVGGLALTMLVPLRRALRDFVVSAERVGQGDFEQLLSESREDEYGLMARSFNRMARQVRDLIAERQRRAREEAEASERETRRNNVLLEETVRERTAELEQTNARLIESLQRLQAAQAQLLFADRLASVGQLAAGIGHEINNPLAFIISNLDWAQEELQRMGGGTERQCMEVGLALKDAREGAERVRLIVRELRDLARPESLESGPVDLGAVVRSAEKMAIHLIRQRARLVLEVDGAPPVLGNGARLCQVMLNLLLNAAHALEPGGAGHNTIRVSARALGAERVQVEVSDTGCGIPPENLARIFDPFFTTRPVGMGTGMGLAVCHGIIASHGGEISVESELGKGSTFRVTLPVFAKGARPAPHVAAVPVTESTS, encoded by the coding sequence ATGATGATGCGAGCAAAGTTCCTGTTGTTCGCCGCCGTCGCGGTCGGTCTCGTGGTGTTGATGGGCGGCGCGCTCGTCCGGAGCTCCTTCATGGGCCGGCAAGCGCAGGAGCGTGCCCTCTCCGCGGATGCGCAGGTGATGATTCTCGGCGAGCTGCGCCTGGACGCCGCCATCTACGTGCAGTCGCTGCTGGACGCCATCGAGACACGGCGGTCTCCGTCCGGAGACCGTGACTCGGCGCTGCGGCGGGTGGACGAAGCCTTCCGGCGGATGCGTGAACTGGCGGAGCAGGAGAAGGAGGCCGGAGGCGCGTCGTCCGAGCGCGAGAGCGCGCAGCTCGAAGAGGTGCGACGGGCACAGAGTGGCTGGGTGGTCGCCCTGGCCGAGCTCGCGCGCGAGACGACGCCGGAAGAGAGCATGCGCTTCCTCGACAATGCGCGCCGCACGTTCGCTCACGACGTGGAGCCGCTGCTGCTGCGAGCGCTGGAGCGCGAGTCCACCGAGAAGGCGGACATCCTCCAGGAGACGGGCCAGGCCTTCCGGGCCGGCGAGCTGGTGGGCGTCGTCGTTCCACTGGGCTCCATGCTCTTCGTCGGCGGGCTGGCGCTGACGATGCTCGTGCCGCTGCGGCGCGCGCTGCGGGACTTCGTCGTGAGCGCGGAGCGCGTGGGACAGGGGGACTTCGAGCAGCTCCTCTCCGAGTCGCGCGAGGATGAGTACGGCCTCATGGCGCGGTCCTTCAATCGCATGGCGCGGCAGGTGAGGGACCTCATCGCGGAGCGGCAGCGCCGGGCCCGCGAGGAGGCCGAGGCGTCCGAGCGCGAGACGCGCCGCAACAACGTGCTGCTGGAAGAGACGGTGCGGGAGCGCACGGCGGAGCTGGAGCAGACGAACGCGCGGCTGATTGAGAGCCTGCAACGGCTCCAGGCCGCGCAGGCGCAGTTGCTGTTCGCGGACCGGCTGGCGTCGGTGGGTCAGCTCGCGGCCGGCATCGGGCACGAAATCAACAACCCGCTGGCCTTCATCATCAGCAACCTGGATTGGGCCCAGGAAGAGCTGCAGCGGATGGGCGGCGGCACGGAGCGCCAGTGCATGGAGGTGGGCCTGGCGCTGAAGGACGCGCGCGAGGGCGCGGAGCGGGTGCGCCTCATCGTCCGCGAGCTGAGGGACCTCGCCCGGCCGGAAAGCCTGGAGAGCGGGCCGGTGGACCTGGGCGCGGTGGTGCGCAGCGCGGAGAAGATGGCCATCCACCTCATCCGCCAGCGCGCGCGGCTGGTGCTGGAGGTGGACGGCGCGCCCCCGGTGCTCGGCAATGGCGCGCGCCTGTGTCAGGTGATGCTGAACCTGCTGCTCAACGCGGCGCACGCGCTCGAGCCGGGTGGGGCGGGGCACAACACCATCCGCGTGAGCGCGAGGGCGCTGGGCGCGGAGCGGGTGCAGGTGGAAGTCTCTGACACCGGCTGCGGGATTCCGCCGGAGAACCTCGCCCGCATCTTCGACCCGTTCTTCACCACGCGGCCGGTGGGCATGGGCACGGGGATGGGGCTCGCGGTGTGCCACGGCATCATCGCGTCCCACGGCGGAGAGATTTCCGTCGAGAGCGAGCTGGGAAAGGGCAGCACGTTCCGCGTGACGCTACCGGTGTTCGCCAAGGGCGCGCGTCCGGCGCCTCACGTCGCCGCCGTGCCCGTGACGGAGTCGACTTCGTAG
- a CDS encoding aspartate kinase translates to MPIVVQKYGGSSVADVEKIRKVAGRVREKRDAGYQVVVVVSAMGDTTDELLSLAKSVSEDPPRRELDMLLTCGERISMALLSMALQVMGVPAISFTGSQSGIITNDAHAQARIVEVRPYRIHDELARGRVVIVAGYQGVSYKKEVTTLGRGGSDTTAVALAAALDAEACEIYSDVDGIFSADPRVVPDARKLESLSYDEMQELASAGAKVLNAQAVEWAKARGIAILARTAHAQGTGTVVQELSGPADNRVKGVTAESEMAVLSATEQVRLAELLEFLDARGVRGRTLGFDGPAQGARHTAIAVPLADIHGVDALRKDLATRFGEAVSWREDLGTVTAVGVGLNADWVSLRRALAAAEELGAKVYAVHTSPLQLTLLVDKAHLKPLTARVHRELLGG, encoded by the coding sequence ATGCCAATCGTGGTGCAGAAGTACGGCGGCTCCTCGGTCGCCGACGTGGAGAAGATTCGCAAGGTGGCCGGGCGCGTGCGGGAGAAGCGCGACGCGGGCTACCAGGTGGTGGTGGTGGTGAGCGCCATGGGCGACACCACGGACGAGCTGCTGTCCCTGGCCAAGAGCGTGTCCGAGGACCCGCCCCGGCGCGAGCTGGACATGCTGCTGACGTGTGGGGAGCGCATCTCCATGGCGCTGTTGTCCATGGCCCTCCAGGTGATGGGGGTGCCGGCCATCAGCTTCACCGGCAGTCAGAGCGGCATCATCACCAACGACGCGCACGCGCAGGCCCGCATCGTCGAGGTGCGGCCGTACCGCATCCACGACGAGCTGGCGCGGGGCCGGGTGGTCATCGTCGCGGGCTACCAGGGCGTGTCCTACAAGAAGGAAGTGACGACGCTGGGGCGCGGCGGCTCGGACACGACGGCGGTGGCGCTGGCGGCCGCGCTGGACGCGGAGGCGTGTGAAATCTACTCGGACGTGGACGGCATCTTCAGCGCGGACCCGCGCGTGGTGCCGGACGCGCGCAAGCTGGAGTCGCTGAGCTACGACGAGATGCAGGAGTTGGCGAGCGCGGGCGCCAAGGTGCTCAACGCGCAGGCGGTGGAGTGGGCCAAGGCGCGCGGCATCGCCATCCTCGCCCGCACGGCGCACGCGCAGGGGACGGGCACGGTGGTGCAGGAGCTGTCCGGCCCCGCCGACAACCGCGTGAAGGGCGTCACCGCCGAGTCGGAGATGGCGGTGCTGTCCGCCACCGAGCAGGTGCGGCTGGCGGAGCTGCTGGAGTTCCTCGACGCGCGCGGCGTTCGCGGCCGGACGCTCGGCTTCGACGGGCCGGCGCAGGGGGCGAGGCACACCGCCATCGCCGTGCCCCTGGCGGACATCCACGGGGTGGATGCGCTGCGCAAGGACCTGGCCACGCGCTTCGGCGAGGCGGTGTCCTGGCGGGAGGATTTGGGCACCGTCACCGCCGTGGGCGTGGGGCTGAACGCGGACTGGGTGTCGCTGCGCCGGGCGCTGGCGGCGGCGGAGGAGCTGGGGGCGAAGGTGTACGCCGTCCACACCTCGCCACTGCAGCTCACGTTGCTGGTGGACAAAGCGCACCTGAAGCCGCTGACGGCCCGGGTGCACCGGGAGCTCCTCGGCGGGTAG
- a CDS encoding DUF4340 domain-containing protein, protein MSPAQKNLVTLLAFTVVAGGLGLYAWYGVKEPEEHEAERKEVSEQLFAANGAGAKGEDGGAQSQPVFTKLTVKASSGTTELERGQDGTWRVTAPVSTGAETMAVEALTSALATSRLTVTVDETPTDADLEKYGLKTPVFSVTATGYVGEPKNERTVTLHGGIENTFDGSVYMRREGDPKVYAAPGTVRWSLDKDTFALRSKEFLGPLEEPSFQGIEVKAKSNAYLLTREAGGTGWRLVKPVSVPADAVKLADVLTAMKEQRALSFPADSAEMRKKLGLETPVVDARFTPATGEPVRLRLSQVTEGGETKVYALREQGSRALLGEVPENALSILDVGVTDLKDKSVLAFKREDVKRLVFHPGGGAEPVVVASVADTAGGAGVWEVESPKKGKAKHFRVLSVLSALDTFKASAFGEAKPKSWAKYGISDASRGVVLQGADGKELARLWLGNEVKDKAGTVYARGSGPDVLEVSATYVELPNTLEDVLEAPPSPAGADGGPDATATPTP, encoded by the coding sequence GTGAGCCCGGCACAGAAGAACCTGGTGACGCTGCTGGCATTCACCGTGGTCGCGGGAGGCCTGGGGCTCTACGCGTGGTACGGCGTGAAGGAGCCCGAGGAGCACGAGGCCGAGCGCAAAGAAGTGTCCGAGCAGCTCTTCGCCGCGAACGGGGCCGGCGCGAAGGGTGAGGACGGCGGTGCCCAGTCTCAGCCCGTCTTCACGAAGCTCACGGTGAAGGCGAGCAGCGGCACCACGGAATTGGAGCGCGGGCAGGACGGCACGTGGCGCGTCACCGCTCCCGTGTCCACCGGCGCGGAGACGATGGCGGTGGAGGCGCTGACGAGCGCGCTGGCCACGTCGCGGCTCACCGTCACGGTGGATGAGACGCCCACCGACGCGGACCTGGAGAAGTACGGACTGAAGACGCCCGTCTTCTCGGTGACGGCGACGGGGTACGTGGGAGAGCCGAAGAACGAGCGCACGGTGACGCTGCACGGCGGCATCGAGAACACCTTCGACGGCTCGGTGTACATGCGCCGCGAGGGAGACCCGAAGGTGTACGCGGCGCCGGGCACGGTGCGCTGGTCGCTGGACAAGGACACCTTCGCGCTGCGCTCGAAGGAGTTCCTCGGGCCGCTGGAGGAACCCTCCTTCCAGGGCATCGAGGTGAAGGCGAAGTCGAATGCGTATCTGCTGACGCGCGAGGCGGGTGGGACGGGCTGGCGGCTGGTGAAGCCGGTGTCGGTGCCCGCGGACGCGGTGAAGTTGGCGGACGTGCTGACGGCGATGAAGGAGCAGCGGGCGCTGTCCTTCCCGGCGGACTCGGCGGAGATGCGCAAGAAGCTGGGCCTGGAGACGCCGGTGGTGGACGCGCGCTTCACGCCGGCCACGGGCGAGCCGGTGCGCCTGCGGCTGTCGCAGGTGACGGAGGGCGGGGAGACGAAGGTCTATGCGCTGCGCGAGCAGGGTTCGCGGGCGCTGCTGGGCGAGGTGCCGGAGAACGCGCTGTCCATCCTCGACGTGGGCGTGACTGACTTGAAGGACAAGAGCGTGCTGGCCTTCAAGCGCGAGGACGTGAAGCGCCTGGTGTTCCACCCGGGCGGCGGCGCGGAGCCCGTGGTGGTGGCGAGCGTGGCGGACACGGCCGGAGGCGCCGGGGTGTGGGAGGTGGAGTCGCCGAAGAAGGGCAAGGCGAAGCACTTCCGGGTGCTGTCTGTGCTGAGCGCGCTGGACACCTTCAAGGCCTCTGCCTTCGGTGAGGCGAAGCCGAAGAGCTGGGCGAAGTACGGCATCAGCGACGCGTCGCGAGGCGTGGTGCTGCAGGGCGCGGACGGGAAGGAGCTGGCGCGCCTGTGGCTGGGCAACGAGGTGAAGGACAAGGCCGGCACGGTGTACGCACGCGGCTCCGGGCCGGACGTGCTGGAGGTGTCCGCTACCTACGTGGAGCTGCCCAACACGCTGGAGGACGTGCTGGAGGCCCCGCCCTCCCCCGCCGGCGCGGACGGCGGGCCCGACGCCACGGCGACGCCTACGCCCTGA